The following DNA comes from Peromyscus leucopus breed LL Stock chromosome 2, UCI_PerLeu_2.1, whole genome shotgun sequence.
GAGATTCTCATACCTGGGAGTAGACAGTTGGTAGTGAAGgaagagaagtagaggcaggcagaatgcCCTAGTTTCAGATGACCTGGACGTTCATTCCTTAACTGTAAGGTCAGAAAAGGCCCCTCTTTAACCCGGGACTTCGAATCTGGGCTCACACTACACAGGCCACTTCCATCCCACACGGAAGAATCACTGGCAGACTAGAGTTCACGAGGCTGGGCCAGAAGATGGAAGTTCATCAAACCAAGGAGGCTATCACAGACAACCTAGGAGCCCTGGGATAGAACTTCGAGACTAGGCTAACCCCTCATCCCAATGAGCTTTTCCAGATAGCCTGTCTCAGGCCTTAGTGCAGATCCCCCCACTTCAGTATACAGCCCCACAGCTGCAGACCTGGGTACCCCTGTACTTCAGTAACAGCCCCACAGCTGCAGACCTGGGTACCCCTGTACTTCAGTAACAGCCCCACAGCTGCAGACCCTGGTACCCCTGTACTTCAgtacccagtcccacagccccagTCTGAGGCTGCAGACTCTGGGTACCCCGAGGGTTCACATTTCCTCTGATAAAAGCTCCTCAGAAGTCCTTGGGcccagagaggcagagctggggtggCATCCCCACAAAGCTGCAAGCAGCAGTTACGCAGCCTGGGAGATAATTCCAGTCTAGAGGGGTTCACTCACTGCTGGAGCCGCTGCAGAGGCAAAGGGAGCAGGTCCTGGAGCTGAAGACCCCCAAATTCAGGGCGGCCTTCCTGAAGCCGCACAAACCTCCGAAAACGTTTGTTCTTCTTCAGCTGCGcctggatggagagggagagtttGCATCAGGGAAAGAAGTCACTCCTTATATTGCATGTATCTGTGTACACACTCCCAGGCTTCAGCAAGCTGTGCACTCCTGAGGGAAACCCGGCCCCCCTAGGGATGTTAGCAAAGAGCCGGGCTCTAACTGCAAAACACTATTTAGTTTAGGTCTCTGATTAAAGAGTTAAAGGAGGAAGCCAGGACGAGACAGTTACCTGAAGGGTAGTCTGAGAACTCTCGGCATTGGCAGCAAATTGAGTGTAGAGCTCCAGGTGGGAGCAGAAGCCCTCCAGCCCCGGCCCCCAGTGTCCTTCTTCCAAGTagggaagcagctctctgtgTGGGCAAAGGACATGAAAAGGGCAGGCCAACAACTAACTACTCAAGCACTCCCTCATACACTTGCCATAACCCTGCCTCGGAGGCAGTGCTATTATCCCATTTTACAGCTGGAGCACAGGGAGGTTAAGGCACCGGGCCAAGGCCACAGGTGAGAAAGTTGGCAGATGAACTTGGCCTTTCTGACTCGGCTCTGTGGTCCCTCTCCAGGCAACGCTTCCACTCACAGGCTAGCGGCATAGATGCGCTCCCAGGGCCCAAACAGGGTCTGGCGCTCTGGTGGTCGTAGTGTCCCCTTGGCTTTCAGGATCCCCAGGAAGTACTGTGAAGGGAAAGAACACAGTCTTCTTAGTCTCTAGCAAGAGGACGCCAACGTCAAGGTGCAGTCAGAAACAACAGACGTCAGTCTGAACTCCCGATCCTGGGGAAACGAGGTCTGAGACCCTCCCACCGCCCGGCCGAGCCCCACCGTGGCCACCAGCCCCAGTTGTTCCTGGTAGCGCCGCTCGGTCTCCAGCAGCTCCCGAGCGGTGCAGACACGTTTCCGTTCCCATCGAGCACGCTGCTCCTGCAGCGGACAGCGCGCGGCGGCGCCCGGGCTCTCCATGGCCGACCCAGGCTTCCCGGCTTCCCGCAGCGTCGCGCCGCAGATTCAAATCCCAACCGCCCGGGGGGGGCGGGGCCGCGGGGGTGTGGCCCCGGAGCGGAGCGCTCAGCAGAGAGCATGCGCGGGCAGCGGCTCGCCGGCCCGGTCCCCTCCGCTGGCGTCCGCCCCACCCGCCAGGGCGGCGCTGTCGGAGCGCTGAGAGGTCGGAATGCCTGGTGTGGCCGCTGTGCACCAGGCGCCAAGGTGGCACAGCAGTCGGAACACGGAGACAAGCGACTCCAAAATGCAGACGTTGTCAGGGCCTCAGTGACCAACTGCAGAGTTGGGAATGTGGGGAGTAGTACGGCACACACCATGTCCTGATTCCATGCCGGACAGTGAAGCGGTTGGCCAGTGATTCCCAGGGCTTTCACTAATTAGGAACCTTGGGATCTGGACAGAAGTGCGCAAATTTTAAGTtactatttgtttctttttgtttgtttgtttgtttgggttttgtggttgtttgtctgtttttgagatCGGGTCCTATAATGTAAGTTGGCTCTGAACTGAATTTGAGAATGACCTTGATTTTATCCTTCTGCCTTGAGCTTCCAAATGCTGAAATTAGTCTTGTACCATCATACCCGGCTTATGAGGTGCGGGGACGGAACCCACTCATGCATGTTAGACAAGCACATATAGCTACACCTCcagtccttttttgttttgtttttcatttcatgctGATCTCAGCTTGATCACAAACTAGCTTCCAGTAAGGAGTCAATAATGTGGTAAACTACtgggtttctgttgtttttttttttttttaatttttctctcataccATACATTCCAaatgtgcccccccccactccactcAGTTCCccaacctctcctctccccattctGATCAAAGGCAAGAGCTTTAATGTGTTAACTGCATTACCTTATCAAAAGGAGAATGCTCTAAATTTTCCTTAGGACTTTGAGGAATTGGGTATACTCCTGTGAGGTAAATTTGCAGGGACATGTTGTCAATATGTATCAggaatctctttttaaagattttcatttttaaaaaacatatgtTCACGTGGGAGGGTATGTGTACATGGGAAtggggtatgtgtatatgtgaatgccAGTGCCCAGAGTCCAGAAAACGATGtccatggagctggagtcatgGGCAGATGTGgccacctggtgtgggtgctgggaatctccCAGGGGCTGGAGTCATAAGCAGTTGTGgccacctggtgtgggtgctgggaatctccCAGGGGCTGGAGTCATGAGCAGATGTGGCcatctggtgtgggtgctgggattctcCCAGGGGCTGGAGTCATGGGCAGATGTGGCCatctggtgtgggtgctgagaatcaaatcctgGTCTTCCTGGAATCAGGGAGCACTCTTAACTCCCCAGCCATCTGTCATACAAATacacagataattttaaaataataaagataaatattttttaaacagggggagggggctggagagaaagtttATTAAGAGTGCTGGGTactcttccagagtacccaggttcaattcccactacCCACATGATGGCCCATAACTACCTACAAGTCCAGTTACAGGGCATCTGACCACTCTTGTGACCCTCTCAGGCACcgggtatgcatgtggtacacagacataggcaaaacagccaggtgtggtggtgcacatctttgatcccagcacccgagaggcagaggcaggcagatctctgtgagttcaaggccagcctggtctacagagctagttcctggacagctagggctacacagagaaaccctgtctcgaaaaagacaaacaaactaTATATCGATATCTTCAGACACAGGTCTACAGAacattgagatttaaaaaaaaaaaaaaaaaaaaaagcagcaccaGAAGACACCTGGTTTATGGAGATATGTACATAACTATCAAAATGGGAAACACTCATAGTGAGTATgatgcgggggagggggggagctaCAGAGCTGCTTATGTAATGTGATTCCCCCTCTGCataaaaaaggacatgaaaggCTGGAAGATCTGCATAAAAAGGGACATGAAAGGCTGGAAGACTCAGCAATCAAGACCTAATTATGGTTTCTAATCTCTGGGTGATGAAACTGAATATAATTGAACAAATGAGTCTACCTGTGCCAGGCAGTGAAATGCTGAGGCTAAAGGTCTATGTGAGAATGGGACAAGTaggaagatattttaaattcCCAAAGACTCCTCTTCATTTTTCCCAAGTTTCCTGCATCGAGCATGCACtattttgtaattataaaatatattttattttgggaaaCTAAATGTAAGAAACATTAGACCCCATTTCTTCCATGGACTCTTAGGAATCTGGGCACCAAGCCAAAAAGCAGGGGATTGCCAGGGTTCTAAGCTCCTCCAGCTCAGATATTCTAAGAATCCTGAAAATGTTAAATGCTAGGCTTAGACCAGAGAACAACTGAAAGTCTTGGAGAAATGGCGAGTTTGGACCAGACTGTTTCTTTGGTTTGGGTTCCAAGAAAACTGGTGACACCCAGTCAAGGGCCAGTGACACTTTCAAGTGAGTGGAGAGAGCCTGGCCTGGTGGCTTACgtccataatcccagcatgtagaaagccgaggcaggaggattgctgaaagtttgaggctagcctgggccacacaatgagaccccgtctcaaaaaaatcaacacaaaagaaaagcaaatgaaggCCAGTCCATGCTAATAGAGCTCAAATGTAGAATAGCACAGACAATCCCATGTGGATCATGTAAACCTAAGCAGTGAGAGGAGAGTTCAGGGACTGGAGACGTGGCTTGGAGGTTaaaagcaccggctgctcttgcaagacctgggttcagttcccaggatcagataccctcttctggcctcctagggctTCTGCACGCATGTGGTGCTCACACAGGGACACACGTACACAGGAAGAATGGAagaactggaggaggaggaggaggaggaggaggaggaggaggacgaggcagtggtggtacaatGCCTGGGGCACAATTGGTCTTGGGTATGTTTGAgtattgtggggcgtttacccaccacccccacagcttcccagagttttcttgagtgcgagcagcaggaaatattagatagaaggatttatagcggagaatcttgcggagataaacagatagaaaataaaggatagcctcgagagggcctggaacctattccaacgggccggactgtctctggccagggttttatagagacgccaagggggtggagcaaaagacctcctcccccagcacagccaagtgcaggccatctcagacacctgcactcaggcccgtggtcctgatcatcctctctatgtggacctgctgggtaaagccacaaggaaccccagaacgggctcccacagagtATGTCACTAGCTTGTGTTTTTTAGGTGGGTGCAAGAGGGGTTTGGGAATGGAGCTCACTATGAACTCAGGTTGGGAGTATTGTCTAATTGCTAAAAGAGGGCAAGGCTGAGGAGACACACTAAGGACTTATTAGTATCCACTCAGTTCCACTACACTGATGAACTAAATGGTGGCTACATAAAGACATGTCCATGGCCAACCCCCAGACCTGCAAGTGTAACCTTATCTGGAAAAGGGGTTTTTGCAAATATAACTCAGATTTTTGTTATTGTCACATGTTTtttgtctattattattattattattgacagggtctcaccatgtaactctggctggcctctaacttactatgtagatcaggctggcttcaaactcacaaagatctgcctcccaagtaatgggTTCTAAGGTACACACCACTAGAATCCAGGAGTGGCAACCAAAGAGTCTTCCCCTGAGCCTCTGATGTAGCCTGGGCCTACCAATACAACTTCAGACTTAAGGCCTATAGAAcgttgagattttaaaaaatcacattgcCATAAGACACCTGGTTTATGGGTCTATGGTGATTTTTATGATAGGCCTAGCAATAACAGTGTGATGGGCCAGAACTACAGGACAGCCTCAAGACCTCAAAACAGCTCTGTTCTTTGCTTCCAATTCATGACTAGGGAGAAGGGAACTTTGCTCCTGCTCTACCAGTGAGTAATTCCCTCTTCTGCAACCCAGGGCTAATCAGAAACCTGTTTTAGGAATGTGTTTCTCAGGGTTTAGAAACACAGATCCCGGTGACCAAAGACTTGGCTTTAACCACCGTGGAGGTGTCCTGTGCCAGGCAGGGAGTGTCCCAGGTGGTTAGATTCAGGATCCAAGAACTCTGAGAGCTCTAGCTTGTTTTAGGGTTTGGCAGATTCCTGATTATAAAGGTGTGATTCAGGATCAGAGTCCATATCTCCACCCGAACCAAGGAAATGGCCACACGGAGAGCTGGAAGACTAAGGGACACGGAGCTATAGAGAAGAACCCTGGGAAAGTTAGTGAACTAGAACAGGATGTTGCACCTACAAACACATCTGTGCTCTGTAGCACAGACACAAAGCCCTACGAAGGGGAGGAGAGATGTGGGATCGTGGTGTTTCCAGGAAGTAAGACTGAAATGGTCAGAATatttagaaagaaggaaaacgAACAAAGCTGAGCTCGGTGTTAGAGAAAGGATCCATGCGGCCCCCAGCTCCAATGTGCAGTAATGGTCATCTATGCTCCCGAGGCCTCTCCCTCCCAGA
Coding sequences within:
- the Arhgef39 gene encoding rho guanine nucleotide exchange factor 39 isoform X2, coding for MESPGAAARCPLQEQRARWERKRVCTARELLETERRYQEQLGLVATYFLGILKAKGTLRPPERQTLFGPWERIYAASLELLPYLEEGHWGPGLEGFCSHLELYTQFAANAESSQTTLQAQLKKNKRFRRFVRLQEGRPEFGGLQLQDLLPLPLQRLQQYENLVVALAENTVPNSPDYHQLTRAARLVSETAQGVHAIGQSQKNAQHLLRVQALLSGRKAKGLTSGPCTPCPSAN